A part of Acidobacteriota bacterium genomic DNA contains:
- a CDS encoding TolC family protein — MMNVLRKAKVWTLMGALSVGAPAAAQPQQTPAPPPDRYVVGQARPTVDPGGRLLDMTLEEAIQIALEKNLDLKAARLTPQAVDYQLQAARAAFNPRLTSNYQYNNQKAPNNSTLEPGLTTLTTLRQNFNGAMTQSLPWYGATAGLTFNNNRTATNSRTTVLNPSYGSNLQANFSMPLLAGFLTDQTRNTIKTTTIQRQIEDVRLVATIENTKASVRTAYWNLRQAIEQIEIQRRALDLANRLYQDNRIKVEIGTLAPIDTVQSEAQVAAAEQQLLNAEIAWRTAELNFKRLLVSGPEDELYSATINPTEQAAVAPRTVDIPNAVRTAIAERTDLVQSRKNIEISELGLTLSKNLTKPQLDFSSFYTLAGQGGQRLVQGSNDRLPGGYKDALSQIGNITNPTWNMNFTFTYPLGMAAAKANYARAQLQFDQSQAQLKAQELTVSADVTNAGLAVDNTYKQYLAAQKSREASERNAEAEQTRFDVGMSTNYNVVQAQNTLTQARLSELRAIISYLNAIAEFERVQRVGR; from the coding sequence ATGATGAACGTGCTTCGGAAGGCGAAGGTCTGGACGCTCATGGGAGCGCTGTCCGTGGGTGCGCCGGCAGCCGCCCAACCACAGCAGACACCCGCCCCGCCGCCCGATCGCTATGTCGTCGGCCAGGCCAGGCCGACCGTCGATCCCGGAGGCCGGCTGCTCGACATGACGCTCGAGGAGGCCATCCAGATCGCGCTCGAGAAGAACCTGGATCTCAAGGCGGCGCGCCTCACGCCGCAGGCCGTGGACTATCAGTTGCAGGCCGCGCGCGCGGCCTTCAACCCGCGGCTGACGAGCAACTACCAGTACAACAACCAGAAGGCGCCGAACAACAGCACGCTCGAGCCCGGCCTCACGACGCTCACCACGCTGCGGCAGAACTTCAACGGGGCGATGACCCAGTCGCTGCCGTGGTATGGCGCCACGGCGGGCCTCACGTTCAACAACAACCGCACCGCGACCAACTCCAGGACGACGGTGTTGAACCCGAGCTACGGTTCGAACCTGCAGGCGAACTTCTCGATGCCGCTGCTCGCCGGGTTCCTCACCGACCAGACGCGCAACACGATCAAGACAACGACCATCCAGCGGCAGATCGAGGACGTGCGGCTCGTGGCGACCATCGAGAACACCAAGGCCAGCGTGCGCACCGCGTACTGGAACCTGCGGCAGGCGATCGAGCAGATCGAGATTCAGCGGCGCGCGCTCGACCTGGCCAACCGGCTGTATCAGGACAACCGGATCAAGGTCGAGATCGGCACGCTCGCGCCGATCGACACCGTCCAGTCCGAGGCGCAGGTGGCTGCCGCCGAGCAGCAGTTGCTCAACGCCGAGATCGCCTGGCGGACGGCCGAGCTGAACTTCAAGCGCCTGCTCGTCAGCGGTCCGGAGGACGAGCTCTACAGCGCGACGATCAACCCCACCGAGCAGGCGGCCGTGGCGCCGCGGACGGTGGACATCCCGAACGCCGTGCGCACGGCCATCGCCGAGCGGACCGACCTCGTGCAGTCGCGCAAGAACATCGAGATCTCCGAGCTGGGGCTCACGCTGAGCAAGAACCTGACGAAGCCGCAGCTCGACTTCTCGTCCTTCTACACGCTGGCCGGCCAGGGCGGACAGCGGCTCGTGCAGGGATCGAACGATCGGCTGCCTGGCGGGTACAAGGACGCGCTCTCGCAGATCGGCAACATCACGAATCCGACCTGGAACATGAACTTCACCTTCACCTACCCGCTGGGCATGGCGGCAGCGAAGGCCAACTACGCGCGGGCGCAACTGCAGTTCGATCAGTCGCAAGCGCAGCTCAAGGCCCAGGAGCTGACCGTGTCGGCCGACGTGACGAACGCGGGGCTCGCCGTCGACAACACGTACAAGCAGTACCTGGCGGCGCAGAAGTCGCGCGAAGCGTCGGAGCGCAACGCGGAAGCCGAGCAGACGCGCTTCGACGTCGGCATGTCGACCAACTACAACGTGGTGCAGGCGCAGAACACCCTGACGCAGGCGCGCCTGAGCGAGCTGCGGGCCATCATCAGTTACCTGAACGCGATCGCCGAGTTCGAGCGGGTTCAGCGCGTGGGCCGCTAG
- a CDS encoding efflux RND transporter periplasmic adaptor subunit codes for MRKALVGLIVVAALGGGAWWYLSRGTEAGATAPASGGAAAGGRGGAAGGRGRGASIAVETAVASRHAITDYITVVGNLIGETTVDVVPRVAGRLESVPVKLGDRVTKGQLIAKVEDRELREQVNQSEANIEVNKATVTARENDLKVAQNVLDRAVTSYERGLVSKQQLEDAEARYNSAASQVTVAKAQLSSTQARLDELKINLANTNLLSPMDGAISRRNLDPGAFAGINTVVVSLVDIGTVRLIANLVEKDFKRVLQGAQAVVEVDAFPGEQFTGRVSRVAPVFDPATRTATMEIEIPNPGFRLRPGMYARVRLVADHKQDALTVPRNAVVDIDGRRGVFLIGEGNVAKFQPVTSGLSDGERVEILEGLGDGTRIITAGALALRNGDRITLIGNEGRGRGGRNGRAGGAENGAAAAPPAATAGDVQPTGTSGADGSRRGGRGSGRRGDAGANAQ; via the coding sequence ATGCGTAAAGCTCTCGTTGGTCTCATCGTCGTTGCGGCGCTCGGTGGCGGCGCCTGGTGGTATCTCAGCCGCGGCACGGAAGCCGGCGCCACGGCGCCGGCGAGCGGCGGTGCGGCGGCCGGCGGCCGCGGGGGCGCCGCGGGAGGGCGCGGCCGCGGCGCGTCCATTGCCGTCGAGACGGCGGTCGCCAGCCGCCACGCCATCACCGACTACATCACCGTCGTCGGCAACCTGATCGGCGAGACGACGGTCGACGTCGTCCCGCGCGTCGCCGGCCGCCTCGAATCGGTCCCCGTGAAGCTGGGCGATCGCGTCACCAAGGGGCAGCTCATCGCGAAGGTCGAGGACCGGGAGCTGCGCGAGCAGGTCAATCAGTCGGAAGCGAACATCGAGGTCAACAAGGCGACCGTCACGGCGCGCGAGAACGATCTCAAGGTCGCGCAGAACGTGCTCGACCGCGCGGTCACGAGCTACGAGCGCGGCCTCGTCTCGAAGCAGCAGCTCGAGGACGCCGAAGCGCGGTACAACTCGGCGGCCTCCCAGGTGACCGTCGCGAAGGCGCAGCTCTCGTCCACCCAGGCGCGGCTCGACGAGCTGAAGATCAATCTCGCGAACACGAACCTGCTGTCGCCGATGGACGGCGCCATCAGCCGCCGCAATCTCGATCCCGGCGCCTTCGCCGGCATCAACACGGTCGTCGTCTCGCTCGTGGACATCGGCACCGTGCGGCTGATCGCGAATCTCGTGGAGAAGGATTTCAAGCGCGTGCTGCAGGGCGCGCAGGCCGTCGTCGAAGTGGACGCCTTCCCCGGCGAGCAGTTCACGGGACGCGTGTCCCGGGTGGCGCCGGTGTTCGACCCCGCCACGCGCACGGCCACGATGGAGATCGAGATTCCCAACCCGGGCTTCCGGCTCCGGCCGGGCATGTACGCGCGGGTGCGGCTCGTCGCCGACCACAAGCAGGATGCGCTGACCGTGCCGCGCAACGCGGTCGTCGACATCGACGGCCGGCGCGGCGTGTTCCTGATCGGCGAGGGCAACGTCGCCAAGTTCCAGCCGGTCACGTCCGGCCTGTCGGACGGCGAGCGGGTGGAGATCCTCGAAGGGTTGGGCGACGGCACGCGGATCATCACCGCGGGGGCGCTCGCATTGCGCAACGGCGATCGAATCACCCTGATCGGCAACGAGGGTCGGGGCCGCGGGGGCCGGAACGGCCGCGCGGGCGGCGCCGAGAACGGCGCGGCGGCCGCGCCGCCTGCGGCCACGGCCGGCGACGTTCAGCCCACCGGCACGTCGGGCGCCGACGGCAGCCGCCGCGGCGGTCGCGGCAGCGGCCGCCGCGGCGACGCCGGCGCGAACGCACAGTAG
- a CDS encoding efflux RND transporter permease subunit yields MSIPRVAIERPVTMFMISAVIVLLGLLSLWRLPVDLMPDVSYPSVTVRVQYSGVGPAEIEELIVRPLEQSLAAVPGLEQINSSANEGSANVQLNFAWGTNLSEAADEVRTRIDRVRGRLPEDADPPSIFKFDSSSQPIISLGVEGDFDRVTLREIAEYELVPRFERVEGVAAVTVMGGLRRQIHVELSKEKITALDLSVDRVVQAIRTENQNIPLGEVDEGDTTYLLRSQGQFQNLDQIRDLVVLTKNSVPVYLRDIADVRDTTEDVRSFQRINGKPGVRMQITKQSGKNTVAIAAAVRNEIERTNREVPKVRLSVINDQSKFIERSIASVREHVYIGSFLVVGIIFLFLRNLRATFIVCLSIPISVIGTFALLYFAGFTLNTMTFGGLALGVGMIVDASIVVLENTFRHMEKGKSRMQASIDGSEEVWSAILASILTHIAVFVPLLFLTGVSSVLFVQLSVVVMFSLAMSLFVAVTIVPVLCSRLLSLPVEAHERRGMTGKLFTATERLLERMDDKYRAIIHTALQHRPTVIGASAGLTLLAFLILPTIPSEMLPQTDEGEVQVTARLPPGTRIERSEAIALQMEEIVRANVSEATTIMSNAGGGGFGPGGGGNSTASVTIQLTPRTDRQRTSDQIATDLRRVLTGLPGVQISTRASGGNQQLTRLLSGGGGDSRLAVEIRGNDLDQAKRIADDVLAVVREVPGIANPQLGREEGRPELAIRVDRPKAALLGLSVSGVANTIRTNISGTQAALFRERGQEYPIIVRLREEDRERSESVNGVLISTPQGQVLPARTVLDLNPQSGPTQIQRKNQQRITRVNAELDADATLGDVVRDVQSRLPQLDVPQGFTVGFGAEVEQQAQAFQQLQVLLILGVLLVYAVMASQYESLRDPFIVMFSVPVAAIGVVLALKLTSTAFSLQAYIGVIMLAGIVVSNAILLVDYTNVLRRRDKLPLREAVELSGRTRLRPILMTSIATMLGLVPMALGIGEGAELQVPLARVVIGGLLASTLVTLVLVPAVYTLFEEGFRGGRHEAHSTPEQA; encoded by the coding sequence ATGAGCATTCCTCGAGTCGCCATCGAACGTCCCGTCACGATGTTCATGATCTCGGCGGTCATCGTGCTGCTGGGCCTGCTCTCCCTCTGGCGTCTGCCAGTGGACCTCATGCCCGACGTGAGCTACCCGAGCGTCACGGTCCGCGTGCAGTACTCCGGCGTCGGCCCGGCCGAGATCGAAGAGCTGATCGTCCGGCCGCTCGAGCAGAGCCTCGCGGCGGTGCCGGGCCTCGAGCAGATCAACTCGAGCGCCAACGAGGGCAGCGCCAACGTGCAGTTGAACTTCGCCTGGGGGACGAACCTCAGCGAGGCGGCCGACGAGGTGCGCACCCGCATCGACCGCGTGCGCGGCCGGCTGCCCGAGGATGCCGATCCGCCGTCGATCTTCAAGTTCGACTCCTCGTCGCAGCCGATCATCAGCCTTGGCGTCGAGGGCGACTTCGATCGCGTCACCCTGCGTGAGATCGCCGAGTACGAGCTCGTGCCCCGGTTCGAGCGCGTCGAGGGCGTGGCGGCCGTCACCGTCATGGGCGGGCTCCGCCGGCAGATTCACGTCGAGCTGTCGAAGGAGAAGATCACGGCGCTCGATCTGTCGGTCGACCGCGTCGTGCAGGCCATCCGGACCGAGAACCAGAACATCCCGCTCGGCGAGGTCGACGAAGGCGACACGACCTACCTGCTGCGCAGCCAGGGGCAGTTCCAGAACCTCGACCAGATTCGCGACCTCGTCGTGCTGACCAAGAACAGCGTGCCGGTCTACCTGCGCGACATCGCCGACGTGCGCGACACGACGGAGGACGTCCGGTCGTTCCAGCGCATCAACGGCAAGCCGGGCGTCCGCATGCAGATCACGAAGCAGTCGGGCAAGAACACGGTCGCGATCGCCGCCGCCGTCCGCAACGAGATCGAGCGCACGAACCGCGAGGTGCCGAAGGTGCGCCTGTCGGTCATCAACGACCAGTCGAAGTTCATCGAGCGGTCGATCGCCTCGGTGCGCGAGCACGTGTACATCGGCTCGTTCCTCGTCGTCGGCATCATCTTCCTGTTCCTGCGGAACCTGCGGGCGACGTTCATCGTCTGCCTCTCGATTCCGATTTCCGTCATCGGGACGTTCGCGCTGCTCTACTTCGCGGGCTTCACGCTGAACACGATGACGTTCGGCGGCCTGGCGCTCGGCGTCGGCATGATCGTCGACGCCTCCATCGTCGTGCTGGAGAACACGTTCCGCCACATGGAGAAGGGCAAGTCCCGGATGCAGGCGTCGATCGACGGCAGCGAGGAGGTCTGGTCCGCGATCCTCGCGTCGATCCTCACGCACATCGCGGTGTTCGTGCCGCTGCTCTTCCTGACCGGCGTCTCGAGCGTGCTGTTCGTGCAGTTGTCGGTCGTGGTCATGTTCTCGCTCGCGATGTCGCTGTTCGTCGCGGTGACGATCGTGCCGGTGCTCTGCTCACGGCTGCTGTCGCTGCCCGTCGAAGCGCACGAGCGCCGGGGGATGACCGGCAAGCTCTTCACCGCCACCGAGCGGCTGCTCGAGCGGATGGACGACAAGTACCGCGCGATCATCCACACCGCGCTGCAGCACCGGCCCACGGTCATCGGCGCGTCGGCCGGCCTGACGCTGCTGGCCTTCCTGATCCTGCCGACGATTCCGAGCGAGATGCTCCCGCAGACCGACGAGGGCGAGGTGCAGGTCACGGCCCGCCTGCCGCCCGGCACGCGCATCGAGCGCAGCGAGGCCATCGCGCTGCAGATGGAGGAGATCGTCCGCGCGAACGTGTCGGAAGCCACGACGATCATGAGCAACGCGGGCGGCGGCGGCTTCGGCCCCGGCGGCGGCGGCAACTCCACGGCCAGCGTCACGATTCAGCTCACGCCGCGCACCGATCGGCAGCGCACGAGCGACCAGATCGCCACCGACCTGCGGCGCGTGCTCACCGGCCTGCCGGGCGTGCAGATTTCGACGCGCGCCTCGGGCGGCAACCAGCAGCTCACGCGGCTGCTGAGCGGCGGCGGGGGCGACAGCCGCCTGGCCGTCGAGATCCGCGGCAACGACCTCGATCAGGCCAAGCGGATCGCCGACGACGTGCTCGCGGTGGTGCGGGAGGTGCCGGGCATCGCGAACCCGCAGCTCGGCCGCGAAGAGGGCCGGCCGGAGCTGGCCATCCGCGTCGATCGGCCGAAAGCCGCGCTGCTCGGCCTCTCGGTCTCGGGCGTGGCCAACACGATCCGCACGAACATCAGCGGCACGCAGGCAGCCCTGTTCCGCGAGCGCGGCCAGGAGTACCCGATCATCGTCCGGCTGCGCGAAGAGGATCGCGAGCGCTCCGAGTCGGTCAACGGCGTGCTGATCAGCACGCCGCAGGGCCAGGTGCTCCCGGCGCGCACGGTGCTCGATCTCAACCCGCAGTCGGGCCCGACGCAGATTCAGCGGAAGAACCAGCAGCGCATCACGCGCGTGAACGCGGAGCTCGACGCCGACGCGACGCTCGGCGACGTGGTTCGCGACGTCCAGTCGCGCCTGCCGCAGCTCGACGTGCCGCAGGGCTTCACGGTCGGCTTCGGCGCCGAAGTCGAGCAGCAGGCGCAGGCGTTCCAGCAGTTGCAGGTGCTGCTGATCCTCGGCGTGCTGCTGGTCTACGCCGTCATGGCGTCGCAGTACGAGTCGCTGCGCGATCCGTTCATCGTCATGTTCTCGGTGCCGGTCGCGGCGATCGGCGTCGTGCTCGCGTTGAAGCTGACGTCAACGGCGTTCAGCCTGCAGGCGTATATCGGAGTGATCATGCTGGCCGGTATCGTCGTGAGCAACGCGATCCTGCTCGTGGACTACACGAACGTGCTGCGCCGGCGTGACAAGCTGCCGCTGCGGGAAGCGGTCGAGCTGTCGGGCCGCACGCGGCTGCGGCCGATTCTGATGACGTCGATCGCCACCATGCTCGGGCTCGTGCCCATGGCGCTCGGCATCGGCGAGGGCGCCGAGCTGCAGGTGCCGCTCGCGCGCGTCGTCATCGGCGGCCTCCTGGCGTCCACGCTCGTGACGCTGGTGCTCGTGCCGGCGGTCTACACGTTGTTCGAGGAAGGGTTCCGGGGCGGGCGTCACGAGGCGCACTCGACTCCCGAGCAGGCCTAG
- a CDS encoding efflux RND transporter periplasmic adaptor subunit — protein MKKLIAGLVLLAAAGGGAYYYYTYGKTEEKPQVVQATITQGTIIEQVQATGTLEAWRTVQVGPQVSGTIQWLGADFNSIVRAGETIARLDPSLLQTQVDIQTANIERQETEIASQRVQLEDAQRNLARTKELFEKGLANQTQLEQAELTVKTRQAQIASADKQLVQARANLSQAKLNVSYTEVKAPIDGVVVNRRVDIGQTVQSSMNITPFFDIATDLRALRLSAQVDEADIGKVQPGMPVAFTVDSYAGQTFQGTVSAVRLNAFTQNNVVTYPVWIDAPNPDLKLRPSMTATVRIRIAAAENVVRVPNQALRFRPTNDIYTALGLTPPPPTAGGRGRGGREGGAVNGAPETNASPAQGGQRQQMAANRAGTRGQAAAGDPQAQGREQRQAPAQGGEGRANSAGGRGGFGAGEGQGFGRGQFANLSPEERQRLREQFGGGRGGNGQGGRGGANAGGFQGRRGGNAQNVAAAAPQGRSLSRSGADLPPLEGASKIDELFQPTPQRITPGSVWTWDEAGKKLTEIRVTTALTDGQFSQLVSGDLKPGQQVVTNVIVPISQAQRNQQNNIFGNQGRGGFGGMQPGFGPGGMPGGGTPGGGGGGNRGGGGRGGD, from the coding sequence ATGAAGAAGCTGATCGCGGGTCTCGTGCTGTTGGCGGCCGCTGGGGGCGGCGCCTACTACTACTACACCTACGGCAAGACCGAGGAGAAACCCCAGGTCGTCCAGGCGACCATCACGCAGGGCACGATCATCGAGCAGGTCCAGGCGACCGGTACGCTCGAAGCGTGGCGGACCGTGCAGGTCGGGCCGCAGGTGTCGGGCACGATTCAGTGGCTCGGCGCGGACTTCAACTCGATCGTCCGCGCCGGTGAGACCATCGCCCGCCTCGACCCCTCGTTGCTGCAGACGCAGGTCGACATCCAGACCGCCAACATCGAGCGGCAGGAGACCGAGATCGCCAGCCAGCGGGTGCAGCTCGAGGACGCGCAGCGCAACCTCGCGCGCACCAAGGAGCTGTTCGAGAAGGGCCTGGCGAACCAGACGCAGCTCGAGCAGGCGGAGCTCACGGTGAAGACGCGGCAGGCGCAGATCGCGTCGGCGGACAAGCAGCTCGTGCAGGCGCGGGCGAACCTCTCCCAGGCCAAGCTGAACGTGTCCTACACGGAAGTGAAGGCGCCGATCGACGGCGTCGTCGTCAACCGCCGCGTCGACATCGGCCAGACCGTGCAGTCGAGCATGAACATCACGCCGTTCTTCGACATCGCGACCGATCTGCGGGCGCTGCGGTTGTCGGCGCAGGTCGACGAAGCAGACATCGGCAAGGTGCAGCCCGGCATGCCGGTGGCCTTCACGGTGGACTCCTACGCCGGGCAGACGTTCCAGGGCACGGTCAGCGCGGTGCGGCTGAACGCCTTCACGCAGAACAACGTCGTGACCTACCCGGTGTGGATCGACGCGCCGAATCCGGATCTCAAGCTGCGGCCGAGCATGACCGCGACCGTGCGGATCCGTATCGCCGCGGCCGAGAACGTGGTGCGCGTGCCGAACCAGGCGCTCAGGTTCCGGCCGACGAACGACATCTACACGGCGCTCGGCCTGACGCCGCCGCCGCCCACGGCGGGTGGACGCGGCCGCGGCGGACGTGAGGGCGGCGCGGTGAACGGCGCCCCCGAGACGAACGCCTCGCCCGCCCAGGGCGGCCAGCGGCAGCAGATGGCGGCCAATCGGGCCGGCACGCGCGGGCAGGCAGCGGCCGGCGATCCGCAAGCCCAGGGCCGCGAACAGCGGCAGGCGCCGGCGCAGGGCGGCGAGGGCCGAGCGAATTCTGCCGGCGGCCGCGGCGGCTTCGGCGCGGGCGAAGGTCAGGGCTTCGGGCGCGGCCAGTTCGCGAACCTCTCGCCTGAGGAACGGCAGCGTCTGCGCGAGCAGTTCGGTGGCGGCCGCGGCGGCAACGGCCAGGGCGGCCGCGGCGGCGCCAACGCCGGTGGCTTCCAGGGCCGGCGTGGCGGCAACGCGCAGAACGTCGCGGCCGCGGCGCCCCAGGGCCGGAGCCTCAGCCGTTCGGGCGCCGATCTTCCGCCGCTCGAGGGCGCGAGCAAGATCGACGAGCTCTTCCAGCCGACGCCGCAGCGGATCACGCCGGGCTCGGTGTGGACCTGGGATGAAGCCGGCAAGAAGCTCACCGAGATCCGCGTCACGACGGCGTTGACCGACGGCCAGTTCAGCCAGCTCGTCAGCGGCGATCTCAAGCCGGGCCAGCAGGTCGTGACGAACGTGATCGTCCCGATCAGCCAGGCCCAGCGGAACCAGCAGAACAACATCTTCGGCAACCAGGGCCGCGGCGGATTCGGCGGCATGCAGCCCGGCTTCGGTCCTGGCGGCATGCCCGGCGGCGGCACGCCTGGTGGCGGTGGCGGCGGCAATCGCGGCGGCGGCGGCCGCGGCGGCGACTAA
- a CDS encoding ABC transporter ATP-binding protein codes for MSVPVIRVRDLTKVYKMGDHEVRALRGVSLEINTGEFVAVTGPSGSGKSTFMHIAGCLDRPTSGSYELDGRDVSRLSKDDLAAVRNQKIGFVFQGFNLLSRTSALDNVELPLLYRTKDQLKASERHRRAIEALDAVGLGQRHHHTPNQLSGGQQQRVAIARALITEPSMLLADEPTGNLDTRTSIEVMGIFQKLNKERGITVLLITHEMDIAEYATRLIRFRDGRVVADHPVLHRRNAQDELEALPPPEPDLIPPPPEPAATAAH; via the coding sequence ATGTCAGTGCCCGTCATTCGCGTCCGTGACCTGACGAAGGTCTACAAGATGGGCGACCACGAGGTCCGCGCGCTGCGCGGCGTGTCGCTCGAGATCAACACCGGGGAGTTCGTGGCCGTGACGGGTCCGTCCGGCTCCGGCAAGTCCACGTTCATGCACATCGCCGGGTGCCTCGACCGGCCGACGAGCGGCTCGTACGAGCTCGACGGGCGCGACGTCTCACGCCTGTCGAAGGACGATCTGGCCGCCGTGCGGAACCAGAAGATCGGCTTCGTGTTCCAGGGCTTCAACCTGCTCTCGCGCACCTCCGCGCTCGACAACGTCGAGCTGCCCCTGCTCTATCGCACGAAGGATCAGCTCAAGGCGTCCGAACGGCACCGGCGCGCGATCGAAGCCCTCGACGCCGTGGGCCTCGGCCAGCGGCACCATCACACGCCCAACCAGTTGTCGGGCGGCCAGCAGCAGCGCGTCGCGATCGCGCGCGCGCTCATCACCGAGCCGTCGATGCTGTTGGCCGACGAGCCCACCGGCAACCTCGACACGCGGACCAGCATCGAGGTGATGGGCATCTTCCAGAAGCTCAACAAGGAGCGCGGCATCACGGTGCTGCTCATCACGCACGAGATGGACATCGCCGAGTACGCGACGCGGCTCATCCGCTTCCGCGACGGCCGCGTCGTCGCCGATCACCCCGTGCTCCACCGGCGCAATGCCCAGGACGAGCTGGAAGCCCTGCCGCCGCCCGAGCCCGATCTGATTCCGCCGCCGCCCGAGCCGGCCGCAACCGCCGCCCACTGA